One window of Solwaraspora sp. WMMA2056 genomic DNA carries:
- the cimA gene encoding citramalate synthase, which translates to MTFQVYDTTLRDGAQREGISYSVVDKLAVARLLDDFGVGFIEGGWPGAMPKDTEFFRRARTELDLRHAVLVAFGATRKAGVRVADDPQVRALLDAETPAVCLVAKSDIRHVERALRTTAAENLAMVADTVAHFVAEGRRVFLDCEHFFDGFRHDPAYTASVVATAAEAGAEVVVMCDTNGGMLPSQIGTAIADLVARTGLGADRLGIHCQNDTSCAVANTIAAVEAGVRHFQGTANGYGERPGNADLFAVVANLQLKLGLPVLPDGCLGQMVRVSHAIAEIANIAPDTHQAYVGAAAFAHKAGLHASAIKVDPLMYNHVDPSVVGNDMRILVTEMAGRASIELKSRELGVDLAGHPDALSRVTKRVKELEAGGWSFEAADASFELLVRAELAADSGTVTARPFTLESYRVLVEHREDGAVVSEATVKVRVRGERVIATAEGNGPVNALDEALRVALRSHYPDLADFRLADYKVRILEGSQGTGAITRVLVETVDGNARDWTTVGVHENVVEASWHALVDALTYGLARSAASAGV; encoded by the coding sequence ATGACTTTCCAGGTCTACGACACGACTCTGCGTGACGGTGCGCAGCGCGAAGGCATCAGCTACTCCGTGGTCGACAAACTCGCGGTCGCGCGACTGCTCGACGACTTCGGCGTGGGATTCATCGAGGGCGGTTGGCCCGGGGCCATGCCGAAGGACACCGAGTTCTTCCGCAGAGCGCGTACCGAACTCGACCTGCGGCACGCCGTCCTGGTCGCGTTCGGTGCCACCCGCAAGGCCGGTGTCCGGGTCGCCGACGATCCGCAGGTCCGGGCCCTGCTCGACGCCGAGACCCCGGCGGTCTGCCTGGTCGCCAAGTCCGACATCCGCCACGTCGAGCGGGCGCTGCGGACCACCGCCGCCGAGAACCTGGCGATGGTCGCCGACACGGTCGCCCACTTCGTCGCCGAGGGCCGGCGGGTCTTCCTCGACTGCGAACACTTCTTCGACGGCTTCCGCCACGACCCGGCGTACACCGCGTCGGTGGTCGCCACCGCCGCCGAGGCCGGCGCCGAGGTCGTCGTCATGTGCGACACCAACGGCGGCATGCTGCCGTCGCAGATCGGCACCGCCATCGCCGACCTGGTGGCGCGCACCGGGCTGGGCGCCGACCGGCTCGGCATCCACTGCCAGAACGACACCTCCTGCGCGGTGGCCAACACCATCGCCGCCGTCGAAGCCGGGGTCCGCCACTTCCAGGGCACCGCCAACGGCTACGGCGAACGGCCCGGCAACGCCGACCTGTTCGCCGTCGTCGCCAACCTGCAACTCAAGCTCGGGCTGCCGGTCCTACCGGACGGCTGCCTGGGACAGATGGTGCGTGTCTCGCACGCCATCGCCGAGATCGCCAACATCGCCCCCGACACCCACCAGGCCTACGTCGGGGCCGCCGCCTTCGCTCACAAGGCGGGGCTGCACGCGAGTGCGATCAAAGTGGATCCGCTGATGTACAACCACGTCGACCCGTCGGTTGTCGGCAACGACATGCGGATCCTGGTGACCGAGATGGCCGGCCGGGCCAGCATCGAGCTGAAGAGTCGTGAGCTCGGTGTGGACCTGGCCGGCCATCCGGACGCCCTGTCGCGGGTCACCAAGCGGGTCAAGGAACTGGAGGCCGGCGGCTGGTCGTTCGAAGCCGCCGACGCCTCCTTCGAACTGCTGGTCCGCGCCGAACTCGCCGCCGACAGCGGCACGGTCACCGCCCGGCCGTTCACCCTGGAGTCCTACCGGGTGCTGGTCGAGCACCGTGAGGACGGCGCGGTCGTCTCCGAGGCCACCGTCAAGGTCCGGGTACGCGGCGAGCGGGTGATCGCCACCGCCGAGGGCAACGGCCCGGTCAACGCCCTCGACGAGGCGCTGCGGGTGGCGCTGCGCAGCCACTACCCGGATCTGGCCGACTTCCGGCTGGCCGACTACAAGGTGCGGATCCTCGAAGGCAGCCAGGGCACCGGGGCGATCACCCGGGTGCTGGTGGAGACGGTCGACGGCAACGCCCGGGACTGGACCACCGTCGGGGTGCACGAGAACGTCGTCGAAGCCAGCTGGCACGCCCTGGTCGACGCGCTGACCTACGGACTGGCCCGCAGCGCCGCGTCCGCCGGCGTCTAG